A genome region from Nocardia sp. NBC_01730 includes the following:
- a CDS encoding alpha/beta fold hydrolase: MEEFASWRANGRRHTHRGHQIFWRDGGGGAEDTLVCIHGFPTASWDWHAVWPGLCERFARVIAPDMIGYGWSAKPRHYDYTIGDQADIHENLLREQGVGRYHILAHDYGDTVTQELLARDAERRAAGDESLMIESVCLLNGGLFPEAHRPRLIQRLLASPLGPAVGVFGSERTFCHSLAAVFGPDTKPSDTEAHQFWLLWCSKHGKRNGHKLIRYMAERRKHRDRWVGALQQAQVPIRLIDGLLDPVSGAHMVHRYRELIPDPDVVELPRIGHYPQLEAPEETLTAFLEFHGNRVG, from the coding sequence ATGGAGGAGTTTGCGTCCTGGCGGGCGAACGGACGACGGCACACCCACCGCGGTCACCAGATCTTCTGGCGGGACGGCGGCGGGGGCGCCGAAGACACACTCGTCTGTATCCACGGATTTCCCACCGCATCATGGGACTGGCACGCCGTCTGGCCCGGCCTGTGCGAACGCTTCGCACGGGTCATCGCCCCGGACATGATCGGTTACGGCTGGTCGGCGAAACCGCGCCACTACGACTACACGATCGGCGACCAGGCCGACATCCACGAAAACCTGCTGCGTGAACAAGGCGTGGGCCGGTACCACATCCTCGCCCACGACTACGGCGACACGGTCACGCAGGAACTGCTGGCCCGCGATGCCGAACGCCGTGCGGCAGGCGACGAATCACTGATGATCGAATCGGTGTGCCTGCTCAACGGCGGCCTGTTCCCCGAGGCCCACCGACCGCGTCTGATACAGCGGCTGCTGGCGAGCCCGCTTGGACCGGCAGTCGGGGTGTTCGGCAGTGAGCGCACCTTCTGCCACAGCCTGGCCGCGGTGTTCGGTCCCGACACCAAACCCAGCGACACCGAAGCACACCAGTTCTGGCTGCTGTGGTGCAGCAAGCACGGTAAACGCAATGGACACAAGCTGATCCGCTATATGGCCGAGCGCCGCAAGCATCGAGACCGCTGGGTCGGAGCGTTGCAGCAGGCGCAGGTCCCGATCCGGCTCATCGACGGCCTGCTCGACCCGGTCTCCGGCGCGCACATGGTGCACCGCTACCGCGAGCTGATCCCCGACCCGGACGTGGTGGAACTGCCGAGGATCGGCCACTACCCCCAGCTCGAGGCGCCAGAGGAGACGCTGACGGCGTTCCTGGAATTTCACGGCAACCGGGTCGGCTGA
- a CDS encoding TetR/AcrR family transcriptional regulator, which produces MSRVVTKEQYFDTALEVLAEFGFKGLNIGVLCRQLGVTSGSFYHHFGSWQGFVDALLDHWENRQVRILRTLKFNQGNPDDDIRAMSVLAAGLHHAAEAAIRAWAANDESVNLALKRVDESRRRTVHKAIKGVVGDDATTTVVTSLGMAMLVGYQQIAAGGEELSLDGLLAEYARLIYSHAQR; this is translated from the coding sequence ATGTCACGTGTGGTCACCAAAGAGCAGTACTTCGACACCGCACTGGAGGTGCTCGCCGAATTCGGGTTCAAGGGCCTCAACATCGGCGTGCTATGTCGGCAGCTCGGCGTCACCAGCGGCTCGTTCTACCACCATTTCGGCAGCTGGCAAGGATTCGTCGACGCCCTGCTCGACCACTGGGAAAACCGCCAGGTCCGCATCCTGCGGACGCTGAAGTTCAACCAGGGCAACCCCGACGACGACATTCGCGCCATGTCCGTTCTCGCCGCCGGATTGCACCATGCCGCCGAGGCCGCGATCCGCGCGTGGGCCGCGAATGACGAGTCGGTCAACCTCGCTCTCAAACGCGTCGACGAATCCCGCAGGCGCACCGTGCACAAGGCGATCAAAGGCGTCGTCGGCGACGACGCCACCACCACCGTGGTGACCTCGCTGGGCATGGCGATGCTGGTCGGGTACCAGCAGATCGCCGCGGGCGGCGAGGAGCTGTCGCTCGACGGGCTGCTCGCCGAATACGCGCGCCTGATCTACTCGCACGCCCAGCGCTGA
- a CDS encoding Na+/H+ antiporter, whose product MHVAIGLVVLVASAAALAALARRFGVSEPLVLTLSGVAASYLPFVPEIHPDPEIILLGLLPPLLYTAAIRTSLVDFRANVRTIVLLSVGLVLFSTFAVAAVVWWLLPVPFAVAVALGAVVAPPDAVAATAVARRIGMPRRIVAILESESLFNDATALVALRTAIAASAGTLSVWQAGGDFLLAAGGGAVVGIVVAYLLAMLRRRITDPVLDTTLSFLAPFAAYLPAEGIHASGVIAVVCCGMILGHGAPVWQSAASRISERINWRTIQFILESSVFVIIGLQVRAIVEGAWSSGLDHRTLVSAAITVLAVTMLARPLWVFPSTLLSRRFGRADDVPLTHLVVVSWAGMRGVVTLAAVLLLPEDTPQLPVLKLLALVVVAGTLLLQGTSLPWLMRWLRLRGPSRAEDALQKANLLQQSTAAGLAALDAAITPDTPPAVVEMLRDRVTWKTNAAWERLGRAESELATPTAEYRRLRLEMLRAERETVLRVRDSGVVDYEILQHVMARLDLEESMIDRFDEAEEGRLEPLAGPVAEDNCAHLCAAPLVCEPTGADECAECVAEGLVWVHLRMCLSCEHIACCDSSPGNHATKHYASSGHPVMRSVEPGEAWRWCYVDELLG is encoded by the coding sequence GTGCATGTCGCGATCGGCCTGGTTGTTCTCGTCGCGTCGGCGGCCGCGTTGGCGGCGCTGGCGCGTCGGTTCGGGGTGTCCGAACCGCTGGTGCTGACACTGTCCGGGGTGGCGGCGTCGTATCTGCCGTTCGTGCCGGAGATCCACCCGGATCCGGAGATCATTCTGCTCGGTCTGCTGCCTCCGTTGCTGTATACCGCCGCTATCCGCACGTCGCTGGTGGATTTCCGCGCCAATGTGCGCACCATCGTGCTGCTGTCGGTGGGGTTGGTGCTGTTCAGCACGTTCGCCGTCGCGGCGGTGGTGTGGTGGCTTTTGCCGGTGCCGTTCGCGGTCGCGGTCGCGTTGGGTGCGGTGGTGGCGCCGCCGGACGCCGTGGCCGCGACGGCGGTGGCGCGCCGGATCGGGATGCCGCGGCGGATCGTGGCGATCCTGGAGTCGGAGTCGCTGTTCAACGACGCGACCGCGCTGGTGGCTTTGCGCACCGCGATAGCGGCGTCGGCGGGCACCCTGTCGGTGTGGCAGGCCGGCGGTGACTTCCTGCTCGCGGCAGGCGGTGGTGCGGTGGTCGGCATCGTCGTCGCTTACCTGCTGGCGATGCTGCGGCGGCGCATCACCGATCCGGTGCTCGACACGACGCTGTCGTTCTTGGCTCCGTTCGCGGCGTATCTGCCCGCCGAGGGCATCCACGCCTCGGGGGTGATCGCCGTAGTCTGCTGCGGCATGATCCTCGGACACGGCGCACCGGTGTGGCAGAGTGCGGCGTCGCGGATCTCCGAGCGCATCAACTGGCGGACCATCCAATTCATCTTGGAGAGTTCGGTGTTCGTCATTATCGGGTTGCAGGTGCGCGCGATTGTCGAGGGTGCGTGGAGCAGCGGGCTCGACCACCGCACTCTGGTGTCGGCGGCGATCACGGTGCTGGCGGTGACGATGCTGGCGCGGCCGCTGTGGGTGTTTCCGTCGACGCTGCTGTCACGCAGGTTCGGGAGGGCCGACGATGTGCCATTGACGCACCTGGTTGTGGTGTCGTGGGCGGGTATGCGCGGCGTTGTGACATTGGCGGCGGTGCTGCTGCTGCCCGAGGACACCCCGCAATTGCCGGTGCTGAAACTCCTCGCGCTGGTCGTGGTGGCGGGAACACTGCTGTTGCAGGGGACATCGCTGCCGTGGCTGATGCGGTGGCTGCGGCTGCGCGGGCCCAGCCGTGCCGAGGACGCGCTGCAGAAGGCCAACCTGTTGCAGCAATCCACTGCGGCGGGCCTGGCCGCGCTCGATGCGGCGATCACGCCGGATACCCCGCCCGCCGTGGTCGAGATGCTGCGCGACCGTGTGACCTGGAAGACGAATGCCGCGTGGGAGCGGCTAGGACGCGCCGAGTCGGAACTGGCCACCCCCACCGCCGAGTACCGGCGGCTGCGGCTGGAGATGCTGCGTGCCGAACGCGAAACCGTGCTGCGGGTGCGGGATTCCGGGGTGGTGGACTACGAGATCCTTCAGCACGTCATGGCGCGGCTGGATCTCGAGGAGTCGATGATCGACCGCTTCGACGAGGCCGAGGAAGGGCGTCTCGAACCGCTGGCGGGCCCGGTGGCCGAGGACAACTGCGCGCATCTGTGCGCCGCGCCGCTGGTGTGTGAGCCTACTGGGGCCGACGAGTGCGCCGAATGTGTGGCCGAGGGGCTGGTGTGGGTGCATCTCCGGATGTGCTTGTCGTGTGAGCACATCGCCTGCTGCGACTCCTCGCCGGGCAATCATGCGACCAAGCACTACGCGAGCAGCGGGCATCCGGTGATGCGTAGTGTGGAGCCGGGTGAGGCGTGGCGGTGGTGCTACGTGGACGAGCTGCTCGGCTAG